A genomic window from Triticum urartu cultivar G1812 chromosome 7, Tu2.1, whole genome shotgun sequence includes:
- the LOC125522396 gene encoding uncharacterized protein LOC125522396, whose product MAEQGSKAPSWWRRFRWLYAARCTVACVVTLVAVAVIVRAVVVMLRPEKLQLKLAGGRVAVDYIPSLPPPRNVVVFTVLLRANNPGGRATIVYANVTVRLTDASAGPAATITEFDLPQRIDVAQRMAHEATAVARLEPGEDLPMRYVRTLYEGRGVAGAEMELSGVLSTHTAMATTSVLTTYYCWPVTIAVVAGDSAADVPCFDKLDAPAHV is encoded by the coding sequence ATGGCCGAGCAGGGGAGCAAGGCGCCGAGCTGGTGGAGGAGGTTCCGGTGGCTATACGCGGCGCGGTGCACGGTGGCGTGCGTGGTCACCCTGGTGGCCGTGGCAGTGATCGTTCGGGCAGTGGTGGTGATGCTCCGCCCCGAGAAGCTCCAGCTGAAGCTCGCCGGCGGCCGCGTGGCTGTCGACTACATCCCGTCACTGCCGCCACCGCGCAACGTCGTGGTCTTCACGGTCCTCCTCAGGGCCAACAACCCCGGCGGGCGCGCCACCATTGTTTACGCCAACGTCACCGTCCGGCTCACGGACGCGTCGGCGGGACCTGCTGCGACGATCACCGAGTTCGACCTGCCGCAGCGCATCGACGTGGCGCAGCGTATGGCGCACGAGGCGACCGCGGTGGCCAGGCTGGAGCCGGGGGAGGACCTGCCGATGAGGTACGTGCGCACGCTCTATGAGGGGCGCGGCGTGGCCGGCGCGGAGATGGAGCTGAGCGGGGTCTTGTCCACCCACACGGCGATGGCCACCACCAGCGTCCTCACCACGTACTACTGCTGGCCGGTGACCATCGCCGTCGTCGCAGGCGACTCCGCCGCCGACGTGCCCTGCTTCGACAAGCTGGACGCACCGGCCCATGTGTGA